The DNA sequence TGGCATCCTCACAAGGTCCACGGCGCCCGCATGGGCTCGTGGATAAGCCGGTTGGCTTCCTCGTCGTCGACGAAAGCCTGGCGGTCGGGGTCGAACCGCAGGGGCCGGTTCAGCCGGACCGCCATCTTGGCCAGGTTGACCAGGGTGCAGGACCGGTGCGCGTTCGTCTCGTTGAGGGCGAAGGTCCGCCGCTCGCGCACCGCGCGGGCGAAGTCCGTGGCCTGCGCAGCGGGATCAGGCAAGGCGTCGATCTTCTCCCTCAGGCCCGCCACATCCGACCGGAATCCGCGGTAAAGCTTGCCCTCGGGCCCCTCGATGAACGGGGCCTGGACGTCCCTATTTTCACCGTCCAGGATGATTTCGCAGCCGTCGGCGTAGCGCAGCCGAACGCGGCGCCATTGGCCGCAGGCGTCGGGATGCTGCTGGGGCGCGTCGGCCTCGATCTCAGTCGGGCTCGTGCCGTCCTTCTCCAGGAGGTACTGGACCGGGTCGAGGTAGTGCATGCCCATATCGCCCAGGCCGCCGCCGTCATAGTCCCAATAGCCGCGGAAGGTCTGGTGGACGCGATGGGGATGGTACGGCTTCACGGGCGCCGGCCCGAGCCAGAAATCGTAGTCCAGCTCCTTGGGGACGGGCTGGGGAGGGAGCCAGGTCCGGCCGCTCCAGTAGAACTTCCAGTCGAACCCGGTGATGCCGCTGACCGTGACCTTGAGCGGCCAGCCCAGGAGCCGGTTCTCGACGACCTTCTTGATCGGCTGGACCGTGGTGCCGAAGCCGTAGAACCCGCCCTCGAATCGGAACCAGGTGTTGATCCGGAAGATGCGGCCGTTGCGGCGCACCGCAGCGACGACCTTCTGCCCCTCCCCGATCGTCCGGGTCATAGGCTTCTC is a window from the Candidatus Aminicenantes bacterium genome containing:
- a CDS encoding Gfo/Idh/MocA family oxidoreductase; protein product: MTAASRLPRRDFLKKSAALAAAFTIIPRRVLGGAGYLAPSDELTKAVIGVGGMGLGHLRYAGARLLAVCDVDENHLKTALDAGGPGVAGYRDFREVLARPDIDVIHIATPPHWHGLMSVLAAEAGKDVWCEKPMTRTIGEGQKVVAAVRRNGRIFRINTWFRFEGGFYGFGTTVQPIKKVVENRLLGWPLKVTVSGITGFDWKFYWSGRTWLPPQPVPKELDYDFWLGPAPVKPYHPHRVHQTFRGYWDYDGGGLGDMGMHYLDPVQYLLEKDGTSPTEIEADAPQQHPDACGQWRRVRLRYADGCEIILDGENRDVQAPFIEGPEGKLYRGFRSDVAGLREKIDALPDPAAQATDFARAVRERRTFALNETNAHRSCTLVNLAKMAVRLNRPLRFDPDRQAFVDDEEANRLIHEPMRAPWTL